A stretch of the TM7 phylum sp. oral taxon 349 genome encodes the following:
- the rplF gene encoding 50S ribosomal protein L6, with amino-acid sequence MSRIGKLPVVIPAGVTITVDSGDVTVEGPKGKLVQFITPAVNVKVEDGQVTVHPRDESRQARAQHGLMRALINNMVVGVTQGYERRLEVKGVGFRVSSSNNELTMSLGFSHEVKYKAPEGVNVSNEKMIIVVSGIDKQKVGQTAAEIRALKKPEPYKGKGIMYLGEQILRKAGKAGKK; translated from the coding sequence CTGAGTCGAATCGGAAAACTGCCGGTGGTTATTCCGGCCGGTGTGACAATCACGGTTGACTCTGGTGATGTAACAGTCGAAGGCCCAAAGGGTAAGCTCGTCCAGTTCATTACTCCAGCTGTCAATGTGAAAGTCGAAGACGGACAAGTCACGGTTCATCCCAGAGATGAGTCGAGACAGGCGCGCGCTCAACATGGGTTGATGCGGGCATTGATCAATAACATGGTCGTGGGTGTAACCCAGGGTTACGAGCGGCGTTTAGAAGTAAAGGGCGTCGGTTTTCGCGTATCGTCTAGCAACAACGAGCTGACAATGAGCCTTGGTTTCAGCCACGAAGTCAAATATAAAGCGCCTGAAGGCGTGAACGTATCCAATGAAAAGATGATAATTGTCGTCAGTGGTATTGATAAGCAAAAAGTTGGACAAACAGCAGCAGAGATTCGTGCACTTAAGAAACCGGAGCCATACAAGGGCAAAGGTATTATGTATCTCGGTGAGCAAATTTTGCGCAAAGCAGGAAAGGCTGGTAAGAAATAA
- a CDS encoding 50S ribosomal protein L18, producing the protein MSDLAKRLLNRSLRKARVRAKVNGTAERPRLSVTISNMHVSAQLIDDVTGTTLASATTVGTKISGTMTEKCTTIGTDIAKKAKKAKINAAVFDRNGRQYAGRLQALAEAARKEGLEF; encoded by the coding sequence ATGAGTGATCTTGCAAAGAGACTGTTGAACCGAAGCCTGCGCAAGGCGCGCGTGCGTGCGAAAGTAAATGGCACAGCGGAACGCCCGCGCTTGAGCGTGACTATTAGTAACATGCATGTATCAGCACAACTGATTGACGACGTGACTGGTACGACGCTTGCTTCCGCTACTACAGTCGGTACAAAAATATCAGGCACGATGACTGAAAAATGTACGACTATTGGAACGGATATTGCTAAAAAAGCCAAGAAAGCTAAAATTAACGCAGCTGTCTTTGACCGCAACGGACGCCAGTATGCTGGTCGTCTACAGGCGCTTGCTGAGGCTGCACGCAAGGAAGGATTGGAGTTCTAA
- the rpsE gene encoding 30S ribosomal protein S5: MAEQATERTTPRADRGRASRSGRQGRGGRRDDRRNKRDDAPKEFEEVVINIDRVARVVKGGRRFRFKALVVVGNHKNKVGVGVAKGADVQAAIAKATDVAKKHLITIPVANETIPHDMEVKLSGARVLIKPAAPGTGIIAGGVVRAIIGVTGIRNLLSKSLGSTNKVNIAYATIEALNGLVPHEQWLGVKASAKAKAGEEE; encoded by the coding sequence ATGGCAGAACAAGCTACAGAACGAACCACACCTCGCGCCGATCGCGGACGCGCTTCGCGCAGCGGCCGGCAAGGACGAGGTGGTCGCCGCGATGACCGGCGCAACAAGCGCGATGACGCGCCAAAAGAATTTGAAGAAGTGGTAATCAATATTGACCGCGTAGCGCGCGTCGTGAAAGGCGGTCGCCGTTTCCGATTCAAGGCGCTCGTCGTCGTAGGTAATCACAAAAATAAAGTCGGCGTCGGTGTTGCTAAGGGTGCAGATGTGCAAGCGGCAATTGCAAAAGCAACGGATGTTGCCAAGAAGCACTTGATTACGATTCCAGTCGCTAACGAGACGATTCCGCACGATATGGAAGTCAAATTGAGCGGCGCTCGCGTACTAATTAAACCAGCAGCGCCTGGTACGGGTATCATTGCCGGTGGTGTGGTGCGCGCTATCATAGGCGTTACGGGTATTCGCAACTTGCTTTCGAAGTCGCTTGGCAGTACAAATAAAGTGAATATTGCTTACGCGACGATTGAAGCGCTCAATGGCCTGGTGCCGCACGAGCAGTGGCTCGGTGTCAAAGCGAGCGCGAAAGCAAAAGCCGGAGAGGAGGAATAG
- the rplO gene encoding 50S ribosomal protein L15, whose amino-acid sequence MTKYNELQVSSHKSRKRVGRGISAGGGKTAGRGTKGQNARTGKKLRAMFQGGQNGIVSAVPKARGFKSLRVPAQVVYSDRLNELKGEVDNFALYEADLIMTPFYTVKVISRGELTTKITLKTQGASKSVIAALEKVGGSFEKVATPLQKSAKEAEAEDEAK is encoded by the coding sequence ATGACGAAATACAACGAACTCCAAGTTAGCAGCCATAAGAGCCGTAAGCGCGTAGGGCGCGGTATCTCAGCGGGCGGTGGTAAAACTGCTGGTCGCGGTACGAAAGGTCAAAATGCTCGCACCGGCAAGAAGCTTCGTGCGATGTTCCAGGGCGGACAGAATGGTATCGTAAGCGCCGTGCCAAAAGCGCGCGGATTCAAGAGCTTGCGTGTACCGGCGCAGGTTGTGTACTCAGATCGCCTGAATGAGCTGAAAGGCGAGGTAGATAACTTTGCATTGTATGAAGCGGACTTAATCATGACGCCGTTCTACACCGTGAAAGTAATTTCGCGCGGTGAATTAACCACAAAAATTACACTGAAAACGCAGGGCGCATCAAAGAGCGTAATCGCAGCACTTGAAAAAGTCGGTGGCTCGTTTGAAAAAGTAGCCACGCCGCTGCAAAAATCAGCCAAAGAAGCTGAGGCGGAAGACGAAGCGAAATAG
- a CDS encoding GrpB family protein: protein MVVIISSPDEVYVKLFDKIAFHLRAILPKRQIHHVGSTAVPGLAGKNIVDVLVSARNIHDIAAIKRRLQKAGFFPGSHSNPADGYVFMASRREETVAGDIHIHIAVAGTTRHDDFLLLRDYLRTHPEETKAYAAAKSAIVCDTNGDRNQYKLRKSKYVTELLGRAQRWKYNCN from the coding sequence ATGGTTGTCATAATTAGTTCGCCCGACGAAGTATATGTTAAATTATTTGATAAAATTGCATTTCACTTGCGTGCAATATTGCCCAAACGACAAATTCATCATGTCGGCAGCACGGCCGTTCCAGGACTCGCCGGTAAAAACATTGTTGACGTACTAGTTTCAGCGCGCAACATTCACGATATTGCAGCGATAAAACGTCGCCTACAAAAAGCCGGTTTTTTCCCTGGGTCACATAGCAACCCTGCGGATGGCTACGTATTTATGGCGTCACGGCGCGAAGAAACAGTCGCAGGCGACATTCATATTCACATTGCAGTTGCGGGCACAACGCGCCATGACGATTTTTTGCTACTGCGTGATTATTTGCGCACCCATCCTGAAGAAACTAAAGCATACGCCGCAGCAAAATCTGCAATCGTATGCGATACGAACGGCGACCGAAACCAATATAAATTACGTAAAAGTAAATATGTTACTGAATTGCTTGGGCGAGCGCAGCGCTGGAAATATAATTGTAATTAA
- the secY gene encoding preprotein translocase subunit SecY: MNWRIVVRSLKNRDMQKRLGIVFGLIVAFRFLAHVPVPLANPTELKSIIEGVVSSSDFGGFLNLMSGGALSQISIVLVGMSPFITASIITQLLTKAIPKLEELHKDGESGRRKIQQWTRIVTVPLAIVQSIAFVYILQQSVLAGSTTGSAQSTPWQWVIAVTSMTAGSVLLMWIGELMTEQGIGNGISLVIFAGIISQLPTTFGTLISSLFSTAKGQLSVFGWFNVPVDPTTFWLVLAIGIIGLLLLYMLVKINEAQRVITINYAKRVAGNTSYGGVKSILPVKLIAAGVIPVIFAVAFLSLPAFVGQVMKVMPGANATVANNLVKWFQSPTAKNFANGDWTVMIYPVLYFLLVIAFTYFYTGIVFNANEIAENLQKQGGFIAGVRPGATTEKYLSTTVNRLVLFGSIALGVIAIMPFIMDYIFAQLGLSISNLSIGGTGLLIVVTVGLETLRQVNSRALMVTYDDFDVDELGGSNTKKRRLLKLKFSKLRRAKG; the protein is encoded by the coding sequence ATGAATTGGAGAATTGTTGTCCGCTCGCTCAAGAATCGAGATATGCAAAAACGTCTGGGCATTGTGTTTGGCTTGATTGTTGCGTTTCGGTTTTTAGCGCATGTTCCAGTGCCGCTTGCGAATCCAACGGAATTAAAAAGTATCATTGAAGGCGTAGTGAGTAGCAGTGACTTTGGCGGCTTTTTGAACCTAATGAGCGGTGGTGCGCTGAGCCAGATTTCAATTGTACTTGTCGGCATGAGCCCGTTTATTACTGCAAGTATTATTACGCAGTTGCTAACGAAAGCGATTCCGAAACTTGAAGAGCTACATAAAGACGGTGAGTCTGGACGGCGCAAAATCCAGCAATGGACGCGTATCGTGACAGTGCCGCTGGCTATTGTGCAATCAATTGCGTTCGTATACATTCTGCAGCAATCAGTACTCGCTGGATCAACTACCGGCAGTGCGCAGTCTACACCGTGGCAATGGGTGATAGCTGTCACGTCAATGACCGCCGGCTCAGTGCTTTTGATGTGGATCGGGGAATTAATGACAGAGCAAGGTATTGGTAACGGCATATCACTTGTGATCTTTGCTGGTATTATTAGTCAGTTGCCGACAACGTTTGGCACACTTATCAGCTCGTTATTCTCGACAGCAAAAGGACAGCTTAGCGTGTTCGGCTGGTTTAATGTGCCAGTAGACCCGACGACATTTTGGCTCGTTTTAGCGATCGGCATTATCGGGTTGCTCCTGTTGTATATGCTCGTGAAGATCAACGAAGCGCAACGCGTTATCACTATCAATTATGCTAAGCGCGTGGCAGGCAACACGAGCTATGGTGGAGTCAAGAGTATTTTGCCTGTCAAACTTATTGCTGCGGGCGTAATTCCGGTTATTTTCGCCGTTGCATTTCTCAGTCTGCCAGCGTTCGTCGGGCAGGTCATGAAAGTGATGCCGGGTGCTAATGCAACCGTCGCGAACAACTTGGTTAAATGGTTTCAGTCGCCAACCGCTAAAAACTTTGCTAATGGCGACTGGACGGTGATGATTTATCCAGTATTATACTTTTTGCTCGTCATTGCGTTTACTTATTTCTATACCGGTATAGTGTTTAATGCAAATGAAATCGCTGAAAACTTGCAGAAGCAGGGCGGTTTTATCGCGGGCGTGCGCCCTGGTGCGACGACTGAGAAGTATTTGAGTACGACTGTCAATCGCTTAGTATTGTTCGGCTCAATTGCGCTTGGCGTTATCGCGATTATGCCGTTTATTATGGATTATATTTTTGCGCAGCTTGGGCTGAGTATCTCGAATTTATCAATTGGCGGTACAGGACTACTTATCGTTGTGACGGTTGGGCTTGAGACGTTGCGCCAGGTCAACTCGCGGGCGTTGATGGTGACGTATGACGACTTTGATGTTGACGAACTTGGCGGCAGTAATACAAAAAAGCGCCGCTTACTGAAGCTGAAATTCAGTAAACTTCGCCGTGCCAAAGGGTAG
- the infA gene encoding translation initiation factor IF-1, translating to MASSKEVIKLRGKVVEALPNTQFKVELENGLSIIAHISGKMRKHYIRLVPGDTVEVELTPYDLTKGRIVFRARD from the coding sequence ATGGCGAGTTCTAAGGAAGTTATCAAATTGCGCGGCAAGGTAGTGGAAGCACTGCCTAATACGCAATTCAAGGTAGAATTGGAGAACGGCCTAAGTATTATCGCTCACATTAGCGGCAAAATGCGCAAGCACTACATCCGCTTAGTCCCAGGCGATACTGTGGAAGTCGAGTTAACCCCATATGATCTCACTAAGGGTAGAATCGTATTCCGCGCACGTGATTAA
- the rpmJ gene encoding 50S ribosomal protein L36: MKVRASVKKISPDDQLVRRKGRLRVINKKKPKNKQRQG, translated from the coding sequence ATGAAAGTTCGTGCGAGTGTCAAAAAAATCAGCCCTGATGATCAGCTGGTTCGGCGCAAAGGCCGTCTCCGTGTCATCAACAAGAAAAAACCTAAAAATAAGCAAAGGCAGGGTTAA
- the rpsM gene encoding 30S ribosomal protein S13: protein MARIAGVVIPDDKQVQVSLTYIYGIGSKFARDILAAAKIEPTTRVKDLTEAEEQKLRDIIDNDYVTEGDLQRLVTNNIKRLKDINAYRGLRHKAGLPTRGQRTRTNARTRKGKAIAVGGAQPKAASKT from the coding sequence ATGGCTCGAATTGCTGGGGTTGTCATCCCCGACGATAAGCAAGTGCAGGTGTCGCTCACGTATATCTACGGGATCGGATCGAAGTTTGCACGAGACATCCTTGCGGCGGCAAAGATTGAGCCGACCACTCGGGTGAAAGATCTCACCGAGGCTGAAGAGCAGAAGCTTCGCGACATTATCGACAACGATTATGTAACCGAAGGCGATTTGCAACGCCTGGTGACAAATAATATTAAGCGTCTGAAAGACATCAATGCCTACCGTGGCTTGCGCCACAAGGCTGGTCTTCCAACTCGCGGTCAGCGTACTCGTACGAATGCACGGACTCGTAAGGGTAAGGCAATCGCCGTGGGTGGCGCGCAACCAAAAGCAGCAAGCAAGACTTGA
- the rpsK gene encoding 30S ribosomal protein S11 — MAEAKSSKKKQRRSVPNGQLHVQATFNNTIVTFADSKGNALTASSAGACGFRGSKKGTAYAAQIAAEKAAEAAKSSYGLRTVDVFVKGVGLGRDAAIRALGTFDITVNSIKDVTGVPHGGVRPRKARRA; from the coding sequence ATGGCAGAAGCAAAATCTTCAAAGAAAAAGCAGCGCCGATCTGTCCCGAACGGTCAGCTGCATGTACAAGCAACATTTAACAATACAATTGTGACATTTGCGGACAGTAAGGGCAATGCTCTTACTGCGTCGAGTGCTGGCGCATGTGGTTTTCGCGGCAGTAAAAAAGGTACCGCTTATGCTGCACAAATTGCTGCCGAGAAGGCGGCTGAAGCAGCCAAAAGTAGCTACGGCTTGCGCACGGTTGACGTTTTCGTCAAAGGCGTTGGTTTGGGTCGCGATGCGGCGATTCGTGCGCTCGGTACGTTTGATATCACAGTTAACAGTATCAAAGACGTGACTGGTGTTCCGCATGGCGGTGTCCGTCCACGAAAGGCAAGGAGGGCATAA
- the rpsD gene encoding 30S ribosomal protein S4 → MARDRSPIVKQSRREGVALHPKAHKILARKSGIPGEHAHGRQGKQSMYATQLREKQKVRRMYGLLEKQFAKLMNEAVRKPGLAGENLLKFLELRLDNAVYRAGFATSRRQARQLVSHGHFELNGRRVDIPSIRVKAGDIITVRPKSVKSGYFTNINDIYSNTSQVPLSWLTGDVKKLKIEITGTPKREEAEADINEQLIVEYYSR, encoded by the coding sequence ATGGCACGAGATAGAAGCCCAATAGTGAAGCAGAGTCGCCGCGAGGGCGTTGCGCTTCATCCGAAAGCGCATAAGATTCTTGCGCGCAAAAGTGGTATTCCGGGCGAACACGCGCATGGTCGCCAAGGTAAGCAGAGTATGTACGCTACGCAGCTGCGTGAAAAGCAGAAAGTGCGTCGCATGTATGGTTTGCTTGAAAAGCAATTTGCAAAGTTGATGAACGAAGCGGTTCGCAAGCCGGGACTTGCTGGTGAAAACCTGCTGAAATTCCTGGAGCTGCGCTTAGATAACGCCGTATATCGCGCTGGTTTCGCAACGAGCCGCCGCCAAGCACGTCAGCTCGTGAGCCACGGGCATTTTGAGCTCAATGGCCGCCGTGTTGATATTCCGTCAATTCGCGTTAAAGCTGGCGATATTATTACCGTTCGTCCAAAGAGCGTCAAATCAGGCTATTTCACGAATATAAACGATATCTACAGCAATACGTCGCAAGTACCGCTTAGCTGGTTGACGGGTGATGTTAAAAAGCTGAAGATTGAGATCACTGGTACGCCGAAGCGCGAGGAAGCTGAAGCGGATATTAATGAGCAGCTAATTGTTGAGTACTACTCACGCTAA
- a CDS encoding DNA-directed RNA polymerase subunit alpha, which yields MSKVIHNPALAQIIDNSEFSSTFIVEPLHVNYGNTLGNSLRRVLLSSIRGGAVVAFRIEGATHEFTTVPGIKEDVVDIMLNLKGVNFRIATDEPIELRLEKHGAGEITAADIQANADVEVMNPDHVICTVDDDSRTTVFDLVVESGRGYQTIEESSEKRLHSDMIAVDAMFSPVTRVRFKVDPTRVGQETNLDKLELTIETDGSLTPREAFEEAAAILVNQYSALAGSTKVEAAPALGTKAKDDVDELDRSIEDLGLSARTVNALINNGIRTVRDLVTLSEQDLRDLRGFGSKALDEVKDKLAELEL from the coding sequence ATGTCTAAAGTAATTCACAATCCAGCACTCGCTCAGATTATTGATAATAGCGAATTTTCGAGTACGTTTATCGTTGAGCCTCTGCATGTCAACTACGGTAACACACTCGGTAATAGCTTGCGCCGCGTGCTGCTTTCAAGTATCCGCGGTGGTGCCGTTGTGGCGTTTCGCATTGAGGGTGCCACGCACGAGTTTACGACTGTTCCGGGCATCAAAGAAGATGTCGTCGACATCATGCTAAACCTCAAAGGTGTGAATTTTCGTATTGCGACCGACGAGCCTATTGAGCTGCGTCTTGAGAAACACGGTGCGGGTGAAATCACTGCCGCTGATATTCAAGCGAATGCTGACGTTGAGGTAATGAACCCAGATCACGTCATCTGTACTGTTGACGATGACAGCCGAACGACCGTTTTTGACCTCGTGGTTGAATCCGGGCGTGGTTACCAAACGATTGAAGAGTCAAGCGAAAAGCGTTTGCACAGCGACATGATCGCTGTCGACGCGATGTTTAGTCCGGTAACGCGTGTGCGGTTTAAAGTTGATCCGACCCGCGTTGGTCAAGAGACAAACCTTGACAAGTTGGAGCTTACGATCGAAACCGACGGTTCACTCACGCCACGCGAAGCGTTTGAAGAGGCCGCTGCGATTTTAGTAAATCAATATAGTGCATTGGCAGGCAGTACGAAAGTTGAAGCCGCTCCGGCGCTTGGCACTAAAGCTAAAGACGACGTAGACGAGCTTGATCGGTCAATTGAAGATCTAGGCTTGAGTGCTCGTACGGTAAACGCGCTTATTAACAATGGTATTCGCACGGTTCGCGACCTGGTTACGCTTAGCGAGCAAGACCTGCGTGACCTTAGAGGTTTTGGCAGCAAAGCACTTGACGAAGTTAAAGATAAATTAGCAGAATTGGAGCTCTAA
- the rplQ gene encoding 50S ribosomal protein L17 → MHRHGYKGRKFGRERDQRRALLKGLATSLVMEERIETTLPKAKELVRYIEKLITKAKKGDLANRRAVIAGLSTQAAAVKLVDQIAPQLTSRTSGHVRVERTRLRVGDGAQMAVIEFVDELEDMPKSEKEAR, encoded by the coding sequence ATGCATCGACACGGATATAAAGGGCGCAAGTTTGGTCGCGAACGCGATCAGCGCAGAGCGCTTCTGAAAGGTCTAGCGACGAGCTTGGTGATGGAGGAGCGGATCGAAACGACGCTGCCAAAAGCCAAAGAGCTCGTGCGCTACATTGAAAAGTTGATTACAAAGGCCAAAAAAGGTGATCTTGCAAATCGTCGCGCGGTTATTGCTGGGCTTAGCACACAAGCTGCTGCTGTTAAGCTAGTTGATCAAATTGCGCCTCAGCTAACTAGTCGCACCAGCGGACATGTTCGTGTTGAGCGTACACGGTTACGTGTGGGTGATGGCGCTCAGATGGCGGTTATTGAGTTTGTTGACGAGCTGGAAGATATGCCGAAGTCGGAAAAGGAGGCAAGGTAA
- the rplM gene encoding 50S ribosomal protein L13, whose product MVDRTYSQKPADVSRRWILIDAKDATLGRLSTEIAKYLIGKYKPTYTPHVDGGDYVIVINAAEVPVTGDKETDKMYYRHSGFPGGLKEAQLKELRKKSPESIIELAVKGMLPKNKLAADRLARLKIFAGSEHAHAAQKPEKVEVN is encoded by the coding sequence ATGGTAGATCGCACCTATAGTCAAAAACCAGCTGATGTCAGCCGGCGTTGGATCTTAATTGACGCTAAAGACGCGACGCTTGGACGCTTGTCAACCGAAATCGCTAAATATCTGATTGGTAAGTATAAGCCAACTTATACGCCGCACGTTGACGGTGGTGACTATGTTATTGTTATTAACGCCGCCGAAGTGCCGGTCACGGGTGACAAAGAAACCGATAAGATGTACTATCGTCACAGCGGATTTCCGGGTGGGCTTAAAGAAGCGCAGCTTAAAGAGCTACGCAAAAAGAGTCCAGAGAGTATTATTGAACTTGCGGTTAAAGGCATGTTGCCGAAAAATAAGCTCGCTGCAGATCGTTTAGCTCGACTGAAGATCTTTGCTGGAAGTGAGCATGCGCACGCCGCGCAAAAACCAGAGAAAGTAGAGGTTAACTAA
- the rpsI gene encoding 30S ribosomal protein S9 encodes MATNTVPYDYGLGRRKSATARARLIAGKGKVTINGKLASDYLSGNKTLLAEITDPLALVGKQKEFDVSVLVKGGGLSGQVDAIKQAIAKAITVSAPDLRSPLKKAGFMKRDPREKERKKYGLRSARKREQYSKR; translated from the coding sequence ATGGCTACAAACACTGTACCATATGACTATGGGTTAGGTCGGCGCAAAAGCGCAACGGCACGCGCCCGTCTGATAGCCGGTAAGGGCAAGGTGACGATTAATGGTAAACTCGCCAGTGATTACTTATCAGGCAACAAAACGTTGCTTGCTGAGATCACCGATCCGCTTGCGCTCGTTGGCAAGCAAAAGGAATTTGATGTCAGCGTGCTCGTAAAAGGCGGTGGCCTAAGTGGGCAGGTTGACGCAATCAAGCAGGCAATTGCTAAAGCGATTACCGTCAGCGCGCCAGACTTGCGTTCTCCGCTGAAAAAAGCCGGTTTCATGAAGCGCGACCCGCGCGAAAAGGAGCGCAAAAAATACGGTTTACGCAGCGCCCGCAAGCGAGAGCAGTACTCAAAGCGCTAA
- the trpS gene encoding tryptophan--tRNA ligase — MTKPVILTGVRANNDLHIGNYFGAILPIIDMARRRSAEYTVNLFIPDLHSFTTPIDHSQLFDSIMNNARVYTAAGLPLDDDAIQLYRQSYVPAHSELTIILNNFVGFGEMERMTQFKDKSAKLSNDRVSVGLFDYPVLMASDILLYNAMYVPVGDDQTQHLEITRDIAERMNHKFGELFTVPEPVAKQHQFFGKDQGLRIKDLQNPTKKMSKSDETGKGVIFLSDTPDAARKKIMSAATDSLGRVHYDKDAQPGISNLLEILTLVRQANGRVVSLRQTVDEFTGLERYGEFKKIVADEMAEFLADFQARLAQVDNDVILRKLKSSEITASQTASQTLLRVQKAVGLRR, encoded by the coding sequence ATGACTAAACCCGTTATTCTCACTGGCGTTCGCGCCAACAATGATTTGCACATCGGCAATTATTTTGGCGCGATACTGCCGATTATTGACATGGCGCGGCGCCGCTCGGCTGAGTATACTGTTAATTTGTTTATTCCCGATTTGCATAGTTTTACGACGCCGATTGATCACAGCCAACTGTTTGATAGCATTATGAACAATGCTCGCGTCTACACGGCGGCCGGCTTACCGCTTGATGACGATGCAATTCAGCTGTACCGCCAAAGCTACGTGCCAGCGCATAGCGAATTGACGATTATTCTTAATAATTTTGTCGGTTTCGGCGAGATGGAGCGTATGACACAGTTCAAAGATAAGTCAGCAAAGCTGTCAAATGATCGCGTGTCGGTCGGCTTGTTTGACTATCCTGTGTTAATGGCGAGCGATATTTTGCTTTATAATGCCATGTATGTTCCGGTCGGCGATGACCAAACGCAGCATTTGGAGATTACGCGTGATATTGCTGAGCGTATGAATCATAAGTTTGGCGAATTGTTTACCGTGCCAGAACCGGTTGCAAAACAACATCAATTTTTTGGTAAAGACCAGGGCTTGCGCATCAAAGACTTGCAAAATCCTACGAAAAAAATGAGTAAATCGGACGAAACAGGCAAGGGTGTGATTTTCTTAAGCGATACGCCGGATGCTGCGCGTAAAAAAATCATGTCGGCAGCAACCGATTCGCTTGGGCGGGTGCATTACGATAAAGATGCGCAGCCTGGTATCAGCAATTTGTTAGAAATTTTGACGCTTGTACGCCAGGCAAACGGCCGTGTGGTCTCATTAAGGCAGACTGTTGACGAATTCACCGGATTAGAACGTTACGGCGAATTCAAAAAAATTGTTGCAGATGAGATGGCGGAATTTCTCGCGGACTTCCAAGCACGCTTGGCGCAGGTCGACAACGATGTTATTTTGCGCAAACTCAAATCATCTGAAATCACCGCTAGCCAAACCGCCAGCCAAACACTTTTGCGCGTGCAAAAAGCTGTCGGATTGAGGCGCTAA
- a CDS encoding RluA family pseudouridine synthase, whose translation MKVTASDLLAILRRFNVATDDNVPRHIDQINVTNPSPINWLVSFRFDRKCFFVLFDETAEDRESYIMRQIFTAKSDAEGVLYENPTSDLTTYGLPFKGKDLYLFQLTSSKRRLDVVLAERHPEYSRSTWQKYIKSGNIFVNNSPAKSPKQEVTEADRIEINLPSAADYSNQALPILYIDDNVIVINKPAGILTHSKGALNDEFTVADFFRRYTTVGLNTNRPGIVHRLDRDTSGVLIGARTPESAARLKKQFAERKTKKYYLAIVDGILKQPHAKIDVPLGRNPAAPSIWRPGVNGKPAQTVYKALAHRDGKSLVLLRPLTGRTHQLRVHLRHVGAPITGDRVYGVPAARLFLHAYSLEITIAPGDRRTFTAPIPREFIELFPEANDVDLAI comes from the coding sequence ATGAAAGTCACCGCAAGCGACCTATTAGCGATTTTGCGCCGGTTTAACGTGGCAACTGACGATAATGTGCCGCGCCATATTGATCAGATTAACGTCACGAATCCTAGCCCAATTAATTGGCTTGTTTCGTTTCGGTTTGATCGCAAGTGCTTTTTTGTCCTATTTGATGAGACCGCTGAGGACCGTGAGTCGTATATCATGCGGCAGATATTCACTGCAAAGAGCGACGCCGAAGGGGTGCTTTATGAAAATCCGACAAGTGATCTGACAACTTACGGCTTACCGTTCAAAGGTAAAGATTTATATCTGTTTCAGTTAACGAGTAGTAAACGCCGTCTTGATGTCGTGCTCGCTGAGCGCCATCCTGAATATAGCCGTAGTACATGGCAAAAATATATTAAATCTGGTAATATTTTTGTTAATAATTCGCCCGCTAAAAGCCCGAAGCAAGAAGTTACCGAAGCAGATCGGATTGAAATTAATCTACCGAGTGCGGCAGATTACAGCAACCAGGCACTTCCGATTTTGTACATAGATGACAATGTTATCGTCATTAATAAGCCGGCAGGGATTTTGACGCACAGTAAGGGTGCACTGAACGACGAATTTACGGTCGCTGACTTTTTTCGGCGTTATACTACTGTTGGACTGAATACGAACCGCCCCGGCATCGTCCACCGGCTTGACCGCGACACGAGCGGCGTACTAATCGGTGCGCGAACGCCGGAATCGGCAGCGCGGCTTAAAAAACAATTTGCCGAACGTAAAACGAAAAAATATTACCTAGCGATCGTGGACGGCATACTGAAGCAGCCGCATGCAAAAATCGACGTTCCGCTCGGCCGCAATCCTGCTGCTCCGAGCATCTGGCGTCCAGGCGTAAATGGCAAGCCTGCGCAAACGGTATATAAGGCGCTTGCACACCGCGACGGCAAAAGCCTCGTTTTGCTTCGCCCGCTTACTGGACGCACCCACCAACTGCGCGTGCATTTGCGGCATGTCGGCGCGCCGATCACTGGCGACCGCGTGTACGGCGTGCCAGCCGCGCGGCTATTTTTGCATGCGTATTCCCTTGAAATCACTATCGCGCCAGGCGACCGCCGCACATTCACCGCGCCGATTCCGCGCGAGTTCATTGAGCTATTTCCAGAGGCGAATGATGTCGACCTTGCTATTTGA